In Triticum aestivum cultivar Chinese Spring chromosome 5B, IWGSC CS RefSeq v2.1, whole genome shotgun sequence, the following proteins share a genomic window:
- the LOC123111956 gene encoding thiol protease aleurain (The sequence of the model RefSeq protein was modified relative to this genomic sequence to represent the inferred CDS: added 95 bases not found in genome assembly), producing MAHARILLLALAALATATVAVASSSSSSSFAVSNPIRPVTERAASTLESTVLAALGRTRHALRFARFAVRYGKSYESAAEVRRRFRIFSESLEEVRSTNRKGLSYRLGINRFSDMSWEEFQATRLGAAQTCSATLAGNHLMRDAAALPETKDWREDGIVSPVKDQSHCGSCWTFSTTGALEAAYTQATGKNISLSEQQLVDCAGGFNNFGCSGGLPSQAFEYIKYNGGIDTEESYPYKGVNGVCHYKAENAVVQVLDSVNITLNAEDELKNAVGLVRPVSVAFEVIDGFRQYKSGVYTSDHCGTTPDDVNHAVLAVGYGVENGVPYWLIKNSWGADWGENGYFKMEMGKNMCAVATCASYPIVAA from the exons CTCCAACCCGATCCGGCCCGTCACCGAGCGCGCCGCCTCGACGCTCGAGTCCACCGTCCTCGCCGCGCTCGGCCGCACCCGCCACgctctccgcttcgcgcgcttcgcCGTCAG GTACGGCAAGAGCTACGAGAGCGCGGCGGAGGTGCGGAGGCGGTTCCGGATCTTCTCCGAGAGCCTCGAGGAGGTGCGCTCCACCAACCGGAAGGGCCTCTCCTACCGCCTCGGCATCAACC GCTTCTCGGACATGAGCTGGGAGGAGTTCCAGGCGACCCGGCTCGGCGCGGCGCAGACCTGCTCGGCGACGCTCGCCGGCAACCACCTGATGCGGGACGCCGCCGCGCTCCCGGAGACC AAAGACTGGAGGGAGGATGGGATCGTTAGCCCCGTAAAAGACCAGTCCCATTGCGGCTCCTGCTGGACGTTCAG CACTACTGGTGCACTTGAGGCAGCATATACTCAGGCCACTGGAAAGAACATCTCTCTTTCTGAGCAACAGCTGGTTGACTGTGCCGGTGGATTCAATAATTTCGGGTGCAGTGGAGGCCTTCCATCCCAGGCATTTGAGTACATCAAGTACAATGGAGGGATCGACACCGAGGAGTCCTACCCTTACAAGGGTGTCAATGGCGTCTGCCATTACAAGGCTGAAAATGCCGTAGTTCAGGTTTTGGACTCAGTTAACATCACACTG AATGCTGAGGACGAACTGAAAAACGCCGTCGGGTTGGTTCGCCCAGTGAGTGTTGCCTTTGAGGTGATCGACGGTTTCAGGCAGTACAAGAGCGGAGTTTACACTAGCGACCATTGTGGTACTACACCTGAT GACGTGAACCACGCCGTCTTGGCGGTCGGGTACGGTGTGGAGAACGGCGTCCCGTATTGGCTCATCAAGAACTCGTGGGGCGCCGACTGGGGTGAAAATGGTTACTTCAAGATGGAAATGGGCAAGAACATGTGTG CTGTTGCTACCTGCGCCTCCTACCCCATCGTGGCGGCATGA